In the Pirellulales bacterium genome, one interval contains:
- a CDS encoding serine/threonine protein kinase — protein MTGETPFGQCPACLVRLGLEAVRSRAERSSAVPVVSSQVVSGWFADLEVGELLGIGGTGAVYRAYQPGLEREIALKVIPLDDDEPLAGQRLLREAQLLARLQHPRIVAVYDVRQVERFFCLLLEYVPGGSLRQRLASGPLPLDEAMQLVEQVCEGLAFAHRQGIVHRDIKPENILLDAAGMVKIADFGIAKMVAAEGFPSPRLTHSGQVLGSANYMAPEQFKGASDPDPRSDLYALGVVFYEALTGHLPAIDYEPPSRGQRGNRQVDALVLRLLRREPGQRPASADVVREQLLQIRSTGNRRLWPWVAVGLAAALGGLLLWQRGEHRGAPGTQVATSRLAALHRSLNRSYVDLKNASATYESRHDEYSVSGAIDGVRHSAGWSVQGQQDRPQAAVFQTVAPLTAEQLLFELENDGGGYLGFKPRRFRISYTTAPDPDVTRTNIEWVPVRPQEVRTTDAASEAAVETDGCTIRVSGSANVPDDYIVLAAGDYRGVTGFRLDLLCGPSGILSFVDDVRGDVHLTEFGVLAYPPPAPPVPTDVVPLARTEASFDLAGPLHHSSELIDGAMRGTSFWLVKDEAAGQDQAVAAFPAEPLVADDLVFELMHNTSAWFHKAGRFRLSYTTDPQPALASAKVHWTWIVPQQVRFEPPGLTATWRDDGTIDVEPSQAVPQCNYRIFAHGPFAGATAFRLELLTGIEGTLGTSPERVFALSEWRIIRPGVSAP, from the coding sequence ATGACCGGGGAGACTCCGTTCGGTCAGTGCCCCGCGTGCCTGGTCCGGCTGGGACTCGAAGCGGTCCGCAGCCGCGCGGAACGCTCCAGCGCCGTGCCGGTAGTCTCATCGCAGGTGGTCTCGGGCTGGTTTGCCGATCTCGAAGTGGGTGAGCTGTTGGGCATAGGCGGCACGGGAGCCGTTTATCGCGCCTACCAGCCCGGCCTCGAGCGCGAGATCGCGCTGAAGGTCATTCCGCTTGACGACGACGAGCCGCTCGCCGGACAGCGCCTGCTGCGCGAAGCCCAATTGCTGGCCCGACTGCAGCATCCGCGGATTGTTGCCGTATACGACGTCCGGCAAGTCGAGCGATTCTTTTGCTTGTTGCTGGAATACGTGCCCGGCGGCAGCCTGAGGCAACGTCTCGCGTCGGGGCCCTTGCCGCTCGACGAGGCCATGCAGCTCGTCGAACAGGTGTGCGAAGGGCTGGCGTTTGCCCATCGCCAGGGCATCGTGCATCGCGATATCAAGCCCGAGAATATTCTGCTCGACGCCGCGGGCATGGTGAAAATTGCCGACTTCGGCATCGCCAAGATGGTTGCCGCCGAAGGGTTCCCGTCGCCCAGGCTCACGCACTCTGGCCAGGTGCTCGGCTCGGCGAATTACATGGCGCCGGAACAGTTCAAGGGAGCCAGCGATCCTGACCCCCGCAGCGATCTCTATGCGTTGGGAGTGGTGTTTTACGAAGCCTTGACGGGCCACTTGCCCGCAATCGACTATGAGCCGCCGTCGCGCGGACAGCGCGGCAATCGCCAGGTCGACGCCTTGGTCCTCCGCCTACTGCGCCGCGAACCCGGGCAACGGCCCGCCAGTGCCGACGTGGTGCGCGAGCAACTGCTGCAGATCCGATCGACCGGCAACCGGCGACTTTGGCCCTGGGTCGCCGTGGGCCTCGCGGCAGCGCTTGGTGGGTTGCTGCTCTGGCAACGCGGCGAACATCGCGGTGCGCCCGGGACCCAGGTCGCCACGAGCCGCCTGGCCGCGTTGCATCGTTCGCTGAACCGATCCTACGTCGACTTGAAAAATGCCTCGGCCACGTACGAGTCGCGCCATGACGAGTATTCGGTGAGCGGCGCGATCGACGGCGTGCGTCATTCGGCCGGCTGGTCGGTACAGGGCCAGCAGGATCGACCGCAAGCAGCCGTGTTTCAGACCGTCGCTCCGCTGACGGCCGAGCAACTGCTGTTCGAATTGGAAAACGACGGCGGCGGCTACCTCGGGTTCAAACCCCGGCGGTTTCGCATCTCGTACACGACGGCGCCCGATCCGGATGTGACCCGCACCAACATCGAATGGGTTCCCGTGCGGCCGCAAGAGGTGCGCACGACGGACGCCGCGTCGGAGGCCGCGGTCGAGACCGATGGATGCACGATTCGCGTCTCGGGAAGTGCCAACGTGCCAGACGACTACATCGTGTTGGCCGCGGGCGACTATCGTGGCGTGACCGGCTTTCGGCTCGACTTGCTGTGTGGTCCGAGTGGCATACTGAGTTTCGTTGACGACGTCCGAGGCGACGTGCACCTGACCGAGTTCGGAGTCTTGGCGTATCCACCTCCGGCGCCTCCGGTGCCCACGGATGTCGTACCTTTGGCACGGACCGAGGCGTCGTTCGACCTCGCGGGCCCGTTGCATCACAGCAGCGAGTTGATCGACGGCGCCATGCGCGGCACCAGCTTCTGGCTCGTCAAAGACGAGGCGGCCGGCCAGGATCAAGCCGTCGCGGCGTTTCCCGCCGAGCCCCTGGTGGCAGACGATCTGGTGTTCGAGTTGATGCACAACACGTCGGCATGGTTCCACAAGGCAGGGCGTTTTCGTCTGTCTTATACGACCGATCCGCAACCTGCGCTGGCGAGCGCGAAGGTCCATTGGACGTGGATCGTGCCGCAACAGGTGCGCTTCGAGCCGCCCGGATTGACGGCCACTTGGCGCGACGATGGGACGATCGACGTCGAGCCTTCGCAGGCCGTGCCCCAGTGCAATTATCGCATCTTTGCGCATGGCCCCTTCGCCGGGGCCACGGCGTTTCGCCTCGAGCTGCTGACCGGCATCGAGGGGACGCTCGGAACTTCGCCCGAGCGCGTATTTGCGTTGAGCGAATGGCGCATCATCCGTCCCGGCGTCTCCGCGCCGTAA
- a CDS encoding RNA polymerase subunit sigma-24 — protein sequence MPTDLATRRPLDKAASAAGASNQFVTTDWSLVSDARQGGAGHSDSLALLCQQYWFPLYADLRRGGYSTHDAEDLVQSFLAWIVAADLLRRADRERGRFRTFLRVALRQFCAREHRRTRAKKRHPSSALLSLDPLEAEARYEQALVCNWTPDRQFDHGWAMTLLQVTLQRLHAEYARAGNQARCESLLPFLTDDRRPDRDQCRARLGLTEAAFSMALGRLRRRYGKLLREEVARTVAHPDQIEDELEQILLAVAVN from the coding sequence ATGCCGACCGATCTCGCGACCCGCCGACCGCTTGATAAAGCTGCGTCCGCCGCCGGCGCGAGTAACCAGTTCGTAACGACCGACTGGTCACTCGTTTCCGACGCTCGCCAGGGAGGCGCTGGGCATTCGGACAGCCTGGCGCTGCTTTGTCAGCAGTACTGGTTCCCGCTCTATGCCGATCTGCGCCGCGGCGGGTATTCGACGCACGATGCCGAAGATCTCGTGCAGTCGTTCTTGGCCTGGATCGTGGCGGCCGACCTGCTGCGGCGCGCCGACCGCGAGCGGGGGCGATTCCGTACGTTTCTCCGCGTCGCCTTGCGCCAGTTTTGCGCCCGCGAGCATCGCCGTACGCGTGCCAAGAAGCGGCATCCAAGCTCGGCGCTGCTATCGCTCGATCCGCTCGAGGCCGAGGCCCGGTATGAGCAGGCACTGGTTTGCAACTGGACGCCGGACCGCCAATTCGACCACGGTTGGGCCATGACCTTGCTGCAGGTGACGTTGCAGCGGTTGCACGCGGAGTATGCCCGCGCCGGCAACCAGGCACGGTGCGAATCGCTGTTGCCGTTCTTGACCGATGATCGGCGTCCGGATCGCGATCAATGCCGTGCGCGGCTGGGATTGACGGAAGCGGCGTTCTCGATGGCCTTGGGCCGTCTGCGGCGGCGCTATGGCAAGCTGCTGCGCGAAGAGGTTGCTCGGACGGTTGCGCATCCTGACCAAATCGAAGACGAGCTCGAGCAGATCCTGCTTGCGGTCGCTGTGAACTAG